Proteins from a genomic interval of Zingiber officinale cultivar Zhangliang chromosome 2A, Zo_v1.1, whole genome shotgun sequence:
- the LOC122040614 gene encoding ubiquitin C-terminal hydrolase 12-like isoform X1, protein MDLGSNLRARARVCLQQQEDEEMLVPHRELTEGPQPMEVLSAETVSASENQQVEDPPTLKYRWTIENFSRLNTKKLYSDIFHVVGYKWRVLIFPKGNNVDHLSLYLDVADSATLPYGWSRYAQFSLAVVNQIHGKYTIRKDTQHQFNGRESDWGFTSFMSLSELYDPSRGYLVNDTCVIEAEVTVRKVVDYWSYDSKKETGYVGLKNQGATCYMNSLLQTLYHIPYFRKAVYHMPTTENDMPSGSIPLALQSLFYKLQYSDNSVATKELTKSFGWDTYDSFMQHDVQELNRVLCEKLEDKMKGTVVEGTIQHLFEGHHMNYIECINVDYKSTRKESFYDLQLDVKGCRDVYASFDKYVEVERLEGDNKYQAENHGLQDAKKGVLFIDFPPVLQLQLKRFEYDFMRDTMVKINDRYEFPLQLDLDKDNGKYLSPDADRRVRNLYTLHSVLVHSGGVHGGHYYAFIRPTLSHLWFKFDDEKVTKEDAKKALEEQYGGEEELPQTNPGLNNTTFKFTKYSNAYMLVYIRESDKEKIMCDVDEKDIAEHLRIRLKKEQEEKEHKKKEKAEAHLYTIIKVARNEDLMEQIGKEIFFDLVDHDKVRAFRIQKQLPFNHFKEEVFKEFGIPVQFQRFWLWAKRQNHTYRPNRPLTPQEETQSVGQLREVSNKTHNAELKLFLEVEIGPDLHFLPPPSKTKEEILLFFKLYDPEKEDLKFVGRLFVKSLGKPTEVFSKLIEMAEFPPNEEIDLYEEIKFEPTVMCEHIDKRISFKSSQLEDGDIICYQKSLTSTNRNQFRYPDVPSFLEYVRNRQVVFFRALEKPKEEDFSLELSKLFTYDDVVERVARQLGVDDPSKIRLSSHNCYSQQPKPQPIKYRGVDHLVDMLVHYNQTSDILYYEILDIPLPELQGLKTLKVAFHHAIKEEVVIHIIRLPKNSTVADVINDLKTKVELSRPDAEVRLLEVFYHKIYKIFPPGEKIENINDQYWTLRAEEIPEEEKSLGLHDRLIHVYHFTRDSNQNQMQVQNFGEPFFLVIKEGETLTDIKIRIQKKLQVPDDEFSKWKFAFISLGRPEYLQDSDIVSNRFQRRDIYGAWEQYLGLEHSDTAPKKAYTTNQNRHTFEKPVKIYN, encoded by the exons ATGGATCTGGGCTCTAATTTGCGCGCGCGTGCGCGTGTGTGTTtgcagcagcaggaggacgagGAGATGTTGGTCCCGCATCGGGAGTTAACGGAGGGACCCCAGCCGATGGAAG TTTTATCAGCTGAGACAGTCAGTGCTTCAGAAAACCAGCAGGTGGAGGATCCTCCTACGTTAAAATACAGGTGGACAATTGAAAACTTCTCCAGGTTGAATACCAAGAAACTTTATTCTGACATTTTCCATGTCGTGGGGTATAAATG GCGGGTGCTAATTTTTCCCAAGGGAAATAATGTAGACCACTTGTCTTTATACCTTGATGTTGCTGATTCAGCTACTTTGCCATATGGTTGGAGTAGATATGCTCAGTTCTCACTTGCAGTTGTCAATCAAATTCATGGAAAGTACACAATAAGAAAAG ATACACAACACCAATTTAATGGGCGAGAAAGTGATTGGGGTTTCACTTCGTTTATGTCTCTAAGTGAACTCTATGATCCAAGTAGAGGATATCTAGTCAATGATACATGTGTAATTGAAGCTGAAGTTACTGTACGTAAAGTTGTAGATTACTGGAGTTATGATTCAAAAAAGGAAACCGGCTATGTTGGTTTAAAAAACCAAGGAGCTACTTGTTACATGAATTCTCTCCTTCAGACTTTGTATCATATTCCATACTTCAGAAAG GCTGTTTATCATATGCCAACGACAGAGAATGATATGCCATCAGGGAGCATTCCCTTGGCACTGCAGAGTCTGTTCTATAAGCTTCAGTACAGTGACAACAGCGTTGCCACGAAGGAATTGACAAAATCTTTTGGTTGGGATACATATGATTCTTTTATGCAACATGATGTGCAAGAACTTAATAGGGTTCTTTGTGAAAAGTTGGAAGACAAGATGAAG GGAACTGTGGTTGAGGGCACAATCCAGCATTTATTTGAAGGACATCACATGAATTATATTGAATGCATTAATGTCGACTATAAATCCACTCGAAAAGAGTCATTCTATG ATTTACAGCTGGATGTAAAGGGTTGCCGAGATGTTTATGCTTCATTTGATAAATATGTTGAAGTAGAGCGGCTTGAAGGGGATAATAAATATCAAGCTGAAAACCATGGGTTACAG GATGCTAAGAAAGGTGTTCTATTCATTGACTTCCCCCCAGTTTTGCAACTCCAGCTTAAACgttttgaatatgatttcatGCGAGATACAATGGTGAAG ATAAATGATCGTTACGAGTTTCCACTTCAGTTGGACCTTGATAAAGATAATGGTAAATATCTTTCTCCTGATGCAGACAGGAGGGTTCGAAATCTCTATACTCTTCACAG TGTTCTTGTTCACAGTGGCGGGGTGCACGGTGGACATTATTATGCTTTCATCCGGCCAACTCTATCACATCTGTG GTTTAAGTTTGATGATGAGAAAGTAACAAAGGAAGATGCTAAAAAGGCACTCGAGGAGCAGTATGGTGGTGAAGAGGAG TTACCTCAGACAAATCCAGGCTTGAACAATACAACTTTTAAATTTACAAAGTATTCCAATGCTTATATGCTTGTGTACATTCGTGAAAGTGACAAGGAGAAAATTATGTGTGATGTTGATGAGAAAGACATTGCAGAACACCTCAGA ATTAGGTtgaagaaggaacaagaagagaaggagcaCAAGAAGAAAGAGAAAGCTGAGGCTCATCTGTATACTATCATAAAG GTAGCTCGGAATGAGGATTTGATGGAACAGATCGGAAAGGAaatattttttgatcttgtagacCATGACAAAGTTCGAGCCTTTCGCATCCAAAAGCAGTTGCCATTCAATCATTTTAAG GAGGAGGTGTTCAAAGAATTTGGTATTCCAGTTCAGTTTCAGCGGTTCTGGTTGTGGGCCAAGCGACAAAACCATACATATCGGCCCAATCGGCCTTTGACACCCCAGGAGGAAACACAGTCT GTTGGACAGCTTAGGGAGGTTTCAAATAAGACTCATAATGCTGAATTGAAGCTGTTCTTGGAAGTAGAAATTGGACCG GACCTTCACTTTCTTCCTCCACCATCGAAAACCAAGGAGGAGATATTACTTTTCTTCAAGCTATATGATCCTGAAAAAGAAGATCTGAA ATTTGTAGGAAGACTATTCGTGAAGTCTCTGGGAAAGCCAACTgaagttttctcaaaattgatTGAAATGGCTGAATTTCCTCCAAATGAAGAAATTGATCTTTATGAG GAAATAAAGTTCGAACCAACTGTCATGTGTGAGCATATTGACAAGCGGATATCTTTCAAATCAAGCCAG CTTGAAGATGGAGATATCATTTGCTATCAAAAATCTTTAACATCAACAAATAGAAACCAGTTTCGGTATCCTGATGTTCCTTCCTTCTTGGAGTATGTTCGCAACCGCCAG GTTGTTTTTTTTCGGGCTttggagaagccaaaggaggagGATTTTTCCTTGGAATT ATCTAAACTTTTCACATATGACGATGTTGTTGAAAGGGTTGCACGTCAACTTGGTGTAGATGATCCATCAAAAATTCGTCTTTCATCTCATAACTGCTATTCTCAGCAGCCTAAACCACAACCCATTAAGTACCGGGGTGTGGACCACCTTGTAGACATGCTTGTTCATTATAACCAG ACTTCTGACATTTTGTACTATGAGATATTGGATATTCCTCTGCCCGAATTGCAAGGTTTAAAAACTCTGAAAGTAGCATTCCATCATGCCATAAAGGAAGAG GTGGTAATTCACATCATCAGACTTCCTAAGAATAGCACCGTAGCTGATGTAATCAATGACCTAAAGACCAAG GTTGAGCTCTCTCGTCCTGATGCTGAAGTCAGATTACTTGAGGTTTTCTATCACAAGATCTACAAG ATATTTCCACCAGGTGAGAAAATTGAAAACATTAATGATCAGTACTGGACTTTACGTGCAGAGGAG ATTCCGGAGGAAGAGAAAAGCCTTGGCCTTCATGATCGCTTGATTCATGTCTATCACTTTACTAGAGATTCTAATCAGAACCAAATG CAAGTTCAGAATTTTGGAGAGCCTTTCTTCCTTGTTATTAAGGAAGGTGAGACTTTAACCGATATCAAAATACGCATTCAGAAGAAACTGCAAGTTCCCGATGATGAATTTTCAAAG TGGAAGTTTGCTTTTATATCACTTGGACGTCCTGAATACCTCCAGGATTCAGACATTGTATCCAATAGATTTCAG AGAAGAGATATTTATGGAGCCTGGGAGCAGTATCTTGGTTTAGAGCATTCCGACACTGCTCC